The proteins below are encoded in one region of Candidatus Eisenbacteria bacterium:
- the ada gene encoding bifunctional DNA-binding transcriptional regulator/O6-methylguanine-DNA methyltransferase Ada, with translation MKTTDVIRWEQFRSRDPRAREKFVVAVRSTGIYCRPGCPARMPLRRNVIFFDSTEAARGAGFRACRRCHPDQAGPSAADHALVGRACRALEAGADEPVRLESLSRELSVSPARLRREFRRALGLTPREYADAARLDRFKKQVRARGNVAAAMYEAGYGSSSRLYERARQTLGMTPAVYGRGGRGARIGYVLADSPMGRVLVAATEHGVCGVSLGAGDVALKKFVREEYPQAELREGGPGLRGWVREILRRLDGRAPGAPLPLDIRATAFQWRVWQELAAIPRGVTRSYSEVARRIGKPKAARAVARACATNPVAIVIPCHRVVREGGQSGGYRWGEKVKREVLEREKR, from the coding sequence ATGAAGACGACCGACGTCATCCGCTGGGAGCAGTTCCGTTCGCGCGACCCCAGGGCGCGCGAGAAGTTCGTCGTGGCCGTGCGCAGCACCGGGATCTACTGCCGGCCCGGCTGTCCGGCGCGCATGCCGCTGCGGCGCAACGTGATCTTCTTCGACTCCACCGAGGCCGCCCGCGGCGCGGGATTCCGCGCGTGCCGCAGGTGCCACCCGGACCAGGCCGGCCCGTCCGCCGCGGACCACGCGCTGGTGGGGCGGGCCTGTCGCGCGCTCGAGGCCGGCGCCGACGAGCCCGTGCGCCTGGAGAGCCTGTCGCGCGAGCTGTCCGTGAGCCCCGCGCGCCTGCGCCGCGAGTTCCGCCGCGCCCTCGGCCTCACGCCGCGCGAATACGCCGACGCCGCCCGCCTGGACCGCTTCAAGAAGCAGGTGCGCGCGCGCGGCAACGTGGCCGCCGCGATGTACGAAGCGGGCTACGGCTCTTCCAGCCGCCTGTATGAGCGGGCGCGCCAGACCCTGGGCATGACCCCCGCGGTCTACGGCCGCGGGGGCCGGGGCGCGCGCATCGGCTACGTGCTGGCGGACAGCCCCATGGGCCGCGTGCTGGTGGCGGCGACGGAGCACGGAGTGTGCGGCGTGAGCCTGGGCGCGGGCGACGTCGCGCTGAAGAAGTTCGTGCGCGAGGAGTATCCGCAGGCCGAGCTGCGCGAGGGCGGCCCGGGCCTGCGCGGCTGGGTGCGGGAGATCCTGAGGCGCCTGGACGGGCGCGCGCCGGGCGCGCCGCTGCCCCTGGACATCCGCGCCACGGCCTTCCAGTGGCGGGTGTGGCAGGAGCTGGCCGCGATCCCGAGGGGCGTCACCCGCTCGTACTCCGAAGTGGCGCGGCGCATCGGGAAGCCGAAGGCGGCGCGAGCGGTGGCTCGGGCGTGCGCGACCAATCCCGTGGCGATCGTGATACCCTGCCATCGAGTGGTGCGCGAGGGCGGACAGTCCGGCGGCTACCGGTGGGGGGAGAAGGTGAAACGGGAGGTGCTGGAGCGGGAGAAGCGGTAG
- a CDS encoding stage 0 sporulation protein, translated as MLGEIVNLKADRQKMTTYREILRKSTPEDAQQHVDNRTRENEAFHFCRERIAARKLEMELSDVELQFDGHRMTYYFTAEKRVDFRELVKDLAAKFRTRIELRQIGVRDEAKRMDGYGVCGRRLCCTSWLKGFSPVTLRMAKDQDLALSPSKISGVCGRLMCCLAYEVDFYRESTRIYPRPGQVVETKSFGKVEVRRSDFFRLVIHGVDSEGQERSFRPDEVPGLVEKLMPGGGIGDQAKGCNCGGSVRTNGGGDGDGNGHGGGCSGCAR; from the coding sequence ATGCTGGGCGAGATCGTGAACCTGAAGGCCGACCGGCAGAAGATGACCACCTATCGCGAGATCCTCCGCAAGTCCACCCCGGAGGACGCGCAGCAGCACGTGGACAACCGCACCCGCGAGAACGAGGCGTTCCACTTCTGCCGCGAGCGCATCGCCGCGCGCAAGCTGGAGATGGAGCTCTCCGACGTGGAGCTGCAGTTCGACGGCCACCGCATGACCTATTACTTCACCGCCGAGAAGCGCGTGGACTTCCGCGAGCTGGTGAAGGACCTGGCGGCGAAGTTCCGCACCCGGATCGAGCTGCGCCAGATCGGCGTGCGCGACGAAGCCAAGCGCATGGACGGCTACGGCGTGTGCGGCCGGCGCCTGTGCTGCACCTCGTGGCTCAAGGGCTTCTCGCCGGTGACGCTGCGCATGGCCAAGGACCAGGACCTGGCCCTCTCGCCGAGCAAGATCTCGGGCGTGTGCGGGCGGCTGATGTGTTGCCTGGCCTACGAGGTGGATTTCTACCGCGAGTCCACGCGGATCTACCCGCGCCCCGGGCAGGTGGTGGAGACGAAGAGCTTCGGCAAGGTGGAAGTGCGCCGCTCGGATTTCTTCCGCCTGGTGATCCACGGCGTGGACTCGGAGGGCCAGGAGCGCTCGTTCCGTCCCGACGAGGTGCCGGGGCTGGTGGAGAAGCTGATGCCGGGCGGCGGGATCGGCGACCAGGCCAAGGGCTGCAACTGCGGCGGTAGCGTCCGCACCAACGGCGGCGGGGACGGCGATGGCAACGGCCACGGCGGCGGCTGCTCGGGGTGCGCCCGCTAG
- a CDS encoding PD40 domain-containing protein: protein MIVTKWDTAAWFPGDTLRQPGLYKFRLDGSGLTRLTFPGESLDVVVPPGLALTRGTPSGPRWSPKGRYVIYLESLGRDNSFVAFMDTETGRKKTLTGPFAYDLDPQWSPSGRYVLYLRSLAALWLTDTAGVKTPLPQIRGWRSFLFQGDSVALGYNSAQWAEDDEHLLVPGTRWHPPAGPETRLQQEIFKVSLADGSPVAQVTTGNRGLGGLVSPDGALMIWRRGTAPFQGSLFLLGMQDTSLVPLTSGPGDGNPHWANDSRTFIFLKAQGASHDTVYHVYFGNVTVAGQERLLLARSVRDADLYLP from the coding sequence GTGATCGTCACCAAGTGGGACACGGCAGCCTGGTTTCCCGGGGATACCCTGCGCCAGCCGGGCCTGTACAAGTTCCGACTGGACGGCAGTGGCCTGACCCGGCTCACCTTTCCTGGCGAGTCACTCGATGTCGTCGTGCCACCCGGACTCGCACTCACGAGGGGAACGCCCAGCGGCCCGCGATGGAGCCCCAAGGGCCGGTACGTCATCTATCTGGAGAGCCTCGGTCGGGACAACTCATTCGTTGCGTTCATGGACACGGAGACAGGCCGGAAGAAGACCCTGACCGGCCCTTTCGCGTATGACCTCGACCCACAGTGGAGTCCCAGCGGCCGGTATGTCCTCTACCTTCGCAGCCTCGCGGCTCTGTGGCTTACCGACACCGCAGGCGTGAAGACTCCACTTCCCCAGATTCGGGGCTGGCGCAGCTTCCTGTTCCAGGGCGACAGCGTGGCCCTCGGGTACAATTCAGCACAGTGGGCCGAGGATGACGAGCATCTGCTGGTGCCCGGGACCCGCTGGCACCCTCCGGCTGGCCCAGAAACCAGGCTCCAACAAGAGATCTTCAAGGTCTCGTTGGCGGATGGAAGCCCTGTGGCCCAGGTAACGACGGGGAACAGGGGCCTGGGAGGACTGGTCTCACCCGATGGGGCCCTGATGATTTGGAGACGAGGAACCGCACCTTTCCAGGGCAGCCTCTTCCTCCTCGGCATGCAGGACACGTCCCTGGTGCCGCTCACGAGCGGGCCTGGGGACGGGAATCCGCATTGGGCCAACGACTCCCGCACCTTCATCTTCCTGAAGGCGCAAGGGGCGAGCCACGACACGGTGTATCATGTCTACTTTGGCAATGTCACGGTCGCGGGCCAAGAGCGCCTGCTGCTGGCGCGATCGGTGCGGGACGCCGATCTCTATCTGCCCTGA
- a CDS encoding glycosyltransferase, translated as MRILQVYGPYDPPVYGGIQRILNILRDGVPRFGHELVTLCASHDRVTRVDHGPRGTVVHAASFGKVLRHRLSPSLPFWIRKLRPDVLHFHYPSLSGVASCLITRPARPVVVSYHCDVQRRGWHRVFDAPVQAFLRRADRILVSTPQTLDASHALRPHRDRCEVLPYGLDLERLRETDRTREVTRALRESCAGPITLFVGRFHHYKGLDVLLEALPNVPGTLVLVGRGEEYAAVRSRVREGGLSARVRFAEEVPDEDLGGYYRAADLFVLPSTSRAESFGLAMAEAMACGLPAVSTRLGTGTSFVNQDGVTGLEVEAGDAGALAEAMRKLLEDPEEARRMGEAARGHAAGFSLDRMVEETVRMYETMGRRNPSGSTRGS; from the coding sequence ATGCGAATCCTCCAGGTCTACGGTCCCTACGATCCGCCCGTGTACGGGGGCATTCAGCGCATCCTGAATATCCTCCGGGACGGCGTGCCGCGCTTCGGGCACGAGCTGGTCACTCTGTGCGCATCACACGACCGCGTCACCCGGGTGGACCACGGCCCGCGCGGAACCGTCGTGCACGCCGCCTCCTTCGGCAAGGTGCTCCGGCACCGGCTCAGCCCCTCGCTGCCGTTCTGGATCCGGAAGTTGCGTCCGGACGTGCTGCACTTCCACTACCCGAGCCTCTCGGGCGTCGCCTCCTGCCTGATAACCCGGCCCGCCCGCCCGGTCGTCGTGTCGTACCACTGCGACGTCCAACGCCGCGGCTGGCACCGCGTCTTCGACGCTCCGGTGCAGGCGTTCCTGCGCCGCGCCGACCGCATCCTGGTGAGCACCCCGCAGACACTCGACGCGAGCCATGCCCTTCGCCCGCACCGGGACCGCTGCGAGGTGCTGCCATACGGGCTCGACCTCGAACGCCTGCGGGAAACCGATCGCACCCGCGAGGTTACCCGCGCGCTGCGGGAGAGTTGCGCCGGGCCCATCACGCTGTTCGTGGGGCGGTTCCATCACTACAAGGGGCTGGACGTGCTGCTGGAGGCGCTTCCAAACGTGCCCGGCACGCTGGTGCTGGTGGGGCGCGGAGAGGAGTACGCCGCGGTGCGCAGTCGCGTGCGGGAAGGTGGGCTCAGCGCGCGGGTCCGTTTCGCAGAGGAAGTCCCCGACGAGGACCTTGGCGGCTACTACCGCGCCGCGGACCTCTTCGTGCTGCCCTCCACCAGCCGCGCGGAGTCCTTCGGGCTGGCGATGGCCGAGGCCATGGCCTGCGGGCTGCCGGCGGTCTCCACGCGGCTCGGCACCGGCACCTCGTTCGTGAACCAGGACGGGGTCACCGGGCTGGAAGTGGAAGCCGGGGACGCCGGGGCACTGGCGGAGGCCATGCGGAAATTGCTCGAGGATCCCGAAGAAGCGCGCCGCATGGGAGAGGCGGCGCGAGGGCATGCGGCGGGGTTCTCGTTGGATCGAATGGTGGAGGAGACCGTGCGGATGTACGAGACGATGGGAAGGCGCAATCCCTCGGGAAGTACGAGGGGGTCTTAG
- a CDS encoding helix-turn-helix domain-containing protein, protein MRQTPLDLLMARTRQQLLSAILMHPDRWWYRSELAARFGVRPSTLQRPLGALVEAGILKTRRDGNRLYFQADADSPLYPELRGLVAKTAGLVDVLRGALSPLGTRIRVAFVFGSVARTEEASTSDIDLMVVGSVGLADLSLPLREAAAQLGREVNPTVCTPEEMVQRAGGRHQFITSVLDSPKLFVLGTEDALARLAQAKAGGEQTHSAD, encoded by the coding sequence ATGCGTCAGACGCCCCTTGACTTGCTCATGGCGCGCACGCGCCAGCAACTCCTCTCCGCGATCCTGATGCACCCGGACCGGTGGTGGTATCGGAGTGAGCTTGCCGCCCGGTTTGGGGTGCGACCGTCGACATTGCAGAGGCCTCTTGGCGCCCTCGTGGAAGCCGGGATCCTCAAGACTCGGCGGGACGGGAATCGACTCTACTTCCAGGCCGACGCCGACAGCCCGCTCTATCCGGAACTCCGGGGTCTGGTCGCGAAGACGGCGGGACTCGTGGATGTCCTCCGGGGCGCGCTTTCCCCTCTTGGAACCAGAATCCGGGTCGCGTTCGTCTTCGGCTCCGTCGCCAGGACCGAGGAAGCCAGTACCAGCGACATCGACCTGATGGTAGTCGGCAGCGTGGGATTGGCAGACCTTTCGCTTCCGCTCCGCGAGGCCGCCGCGCAACTTGGGAGAGAGGTGAATCCCACGGTGTGCACGCCCGAGGAGATGGTGCAGCGAGCCGGCGGCCGGCACCAATTCATCACATCGGTATTGGACAGCCCGAAGCTCTTCGTGCTAGGAACAGAGGATGCCCTGGCAAGACTTGCTCAAGCAAAGGCGGGTGGAGAGCAGACCCACTCAGCGGACTGA
- a CDS encoding peptidoglycan DD-metalloendopeptidase family protein translates to MMRRVALRLAWAPVLAATLLLSYSSRAAAPPPDEARQRSTYEKLQSEARAKRQAAQKLRKQEKNVLRQLHQVEVNLSKSRAAVQLYTQRETKLGREIDVVQRDLTHTRSARSMTQQQLARRLRAAYRFRRDSELEFLLSSRSFADLDTRLRWVGLIARGEEHLVLRLGVQAESIDVARVVLERKKTEVSQVRSQKQVEQRKMEGLKSQRERTVRDIQTTRMSYEAAAAELERSAQKIKKLLDELERRRLEDERLRAQRGEKIPEGQFGHGRGSLPWPVRGTVIENFGENRHPKFGTVTRNNGIDIQAPEGADIRAVEKGVVEFVDWYEGYGQTIILNHGGGFYTLYAHCGSVSVAQGQQVAAGSVIAKVGDTGSLRGAELHFEVRKGRAAVDPLDWLR, encoded by the coding sequence GTGATGCGCCGCGTCGCGCTCCGCCTGGCGTGGGCGCCCGTCCTGGCCGCCACGCTGCTGCTTTCGTATTCATCGCGCGCCGCCGCGCCGCCGCCGGACGAGGCGAGACAGCGCAGCACCTACGAGAAGCTCCAGAGCGAGGCCCGCGCCAAGCGCCAGGCCGCCCAGAAGCTGCGCAAGCAGGAGAAGAACGTCCTGCGCCAGCTGCACCAGGTGGAAGTGAACCTCTCCAAGTCGCGCGCGGCGGTGCAACTCTACACCCAGCGCGAGACGAAGCTGGGCCGCGAGATCGACGTGGTGCAGCGCGACCTCACGCACACCCGATCCGCCCGCTCCATGACGCAGCAGCAGCTGGCCCGCCGGCTGCGCGCCGCCTACCGATTCCGCCGCGACAGCGAGCTGGAGTTCCTCCTCTCGTCGCGCTCCTTCGCCGACCTGGACACCCGCCTGCGCTGGGTGGGCCTCATCGCGCGCGGGGAGGAGCACCTGGTGCTGCGCCTGGGCGTGCAGGCCGAGAGCATTGACGTGGCGCGCGTGGTGCTGGAGCGCAAGAAGACCGAGGTGAGCCAGGTGCGCTCCCAGAAGCAGGTGGAGCAGCGCAAGATGGAGGGACTCAAGAGCCAGCGCGAGCGCACCGTGCGCGACATCCAGACCACCCGCATGAGCTACGAGGCCGCCGCGGCCGAGCTGGAACGCTCCGCGCAGAAGATCAAGAAGCTGCTGGACGAGCTGGAGCGGCGCCGGCTGGAGGACGAGCGGCTGCGCGCGCAGCGCGGCGAGAAGATCCCCGAGGGCCAGTTCGGCCACGGGCGCGGCTCGCTGCCGTGGCCGGTGCGCGGCACGGTGATCGAGAACTTCGGCGAGAACCGCCACCCCAAGTTCGGTACCGTGACCCGCAACAACGGCATTGATATCCAGGCCCCCGAGGGCGCCGACATCCGCGCGGTGGAGAAGGGGGTGGTGGAGTTCGTGGACTGGTACGAGGGCTACGGGCAGACCATCATCCTGAACCACGGCGGCGGGTTCTACACGCTCTACGCCCACTGCGGCTCGGTGAGCGTGGCGCAGGGCCAGCAGGTGGCCGCGGGTTCGGTGATCGCGAAGGTGGGGGATACCGGGTCGCTGCGGGGGGCGGAGCTGCACTTCGAGGTGCGCAAGGGGCGGGCGGCGGTGGATCCGCTGGATTGGCTGCGGTGA